One Mercenaria mercenaria strain notata chromosome 12, MADL_Memer_1, whole genome shotgun sequence DNA segment encodes these proteins:
- the LOC123535337 gene encoding serine protease inhibitor Cvsi-2-like, whose protein sequence is MMKIYIFLLFSTVFCYSVLAENCVNINDCILTQCIQTTVHSHIACDKGHCTCKEDAKPCISIQDCNMGARCIGSSGQRDKFHCLDSTCQCI, encoded by the exons ATGATGAAAATCtacatttttcttctgttttctactg TGTTCTGCTACAGTGTATTGGCTGAAAATTGTGTAAATATCAACGACTGTATTCTTACGCAGTGTATTCAAACAACAGTTCATTCCCATATTGCTTGTGACAAAGGGCATTGCACGTGCAAAGAAGACGCTAAAC catgTATATCTATACAAGACTGTAACATGGGTGCTAGATGTATTGGAAGCAGCGGTCAACGGGATAAGTTTCATTGTCTAGACTCGACGTGTCAGTGTATCTAA